One Spinacia oleracea cultivar Varoflay chromosome 4, BTI_SOV_V1, whole genome shotgun sequence DNA segment encodes these proteins:
- the LOC110784050 gene encoding agamous-like MADS-box protein AGL80, whose translation MDRKKVNITYIENYFDRRATCARRAQGLIKKTREISVLCGIDACAIVYGQDGKKPIVWPSSKAEVTRIFSNYERKSQVNQSERFLNQKTFLDQSVKKAEEKLKKIQKSKREIKMENLATDIMNCRSTLEQVPPNDLKYLILVIENRLRCIEHRIRVMERGNNNNNISLPTNSIAKDVDTSILNPNQFLGNEAMTGIDDFMSQVDSYMESAF comes from the coding sequence ATGGATAGAAAGAAGGTTAACATAACATACATAGAAAATTACTTTGATAGGAGAGCCACATGCGCAAGGAGAGCGCAAGGATTGATAAAAAAGACACGAGAAATCAGTGTCTTGTGTGGCATAGATGCTTGTGCCATTGTTTATGGACAAGATGGTAAAAAACCCATTGTGTGGCCTTCATCAAAAGCGGAAGTGACAAGGATCTTCTCCAATTATGAAAGAAAATCTCAGGTAAATCAATCTGAAAGGTTTTTGAATCAAAAAACATTTTTGGATCAAAGTGTTAAGAAGGCAGAAGAGAAGCTAAAGAAGATTCAAAAGAGTAAACGAGAGATTAAAATGGAGAATCTTGCGACTGATATTATGAATTGTAGATCTACACTCGAGCAAGTCCCACCTAATGACTTGAAATACTTGATTTTGGTGATAGAGAATAGATTAAGGTGTATCGAACACCGTATAAGGGTCATGGAAAGAggaaataacaataacaatatttCTCTTCCTACGAACTCAATTGCAAAAGATGTCGACACTTCCATTTTGAACCCCAACCAGTTTCTTGGTAATGAGGCGATGACTGGGATTGACGATTTCATGAGTCAGGTGGATTCATATATGGAATCTGCATTTTAG